In a single window of the Globicephala melas chromosome 10, mGloMel1.2, whole genome shotgun sequence genome:
- the RRP7A gene encoding ribosomal RNA-processing protein 7 homolog A isoform X2, with product MVARGRKRAARESEKGILSPPGYSAIPIKFSEKQQSSHYLYVREHKVREGTKSSWPQKRTLFVLNVPPYCTEECLSRLLSPCGPVQSVELQEKPDLAESPKEPKSKFFHPKPVPVAYVVFQKPRAVSAALALKGPLLVSTESHPVKSGVHKWIRDYADSVPDPEALRVEVDTFMETYDEKMAEEEAKAKEEEGVPDEEGWVKVTRRGRRPVLPRTEAASLRVLEREKRKRARKELLNFYAWQHRETKMEHLAQLRKKFQEDKQRIELMRAQRKFRPY from the exons CCATTCCCATCAAATTCTCTGAAAAGCAGCAGTCTTCTCATTACCTCTATGTGAGAGAGCACAAAGTTCGAGAAGGCACCAAGTCTTCCTGGCCTCAGAAACGGACCCTTTTTGTCCTCAATGTGCCCCCATACTGCACAGAG GAGTGCCTGTCCCGCCTGCTGTCCCCCTGCGGCCCTGTCCAGTCGGTGGAGTTACAGGAGAAGCCGGATCTTGCTGAGAGCCCAAAGGAGCCAAAGTCAAAGTTCTTTCACCCCAAGCCAGTTCCT GTGGCCTACGTGGTGTTCCAGAAGCCACGTGCGGTGTCAGCTGCCTTGGCCCTGAAGGGCCCTCTGCTGGTCTCAACAGAGAGTCACCCTGTGAAGAGCGGCGTTCACA agtGGATCAGAGACTACGCAGACTCCGTGCCGGACCCCGAGGCCCTGAGAGTCGAGGTGGACACGTTCATGGAGACGTACGACGAGAAGATGGCTGAG GAGGAGGCTAAGgccaaggaggaggaaggggtccCTGACGAGGAGGGCTGGGTGAAGGTGACCCGCCGCGGCCGGCGGCCGGTGCTCCCGAGGACGGAGGCGGCCAGCCTGCGGGTGCTGGAGAGGGAGAAGCGGAAGCGTGCACGCAAGGAGCTGCTCAACTTCTATGCCTGGCAGCACCGCGAGACCAAGATGGAGC ATCTCGCGCAGCTGCGCAAGAAGTTCCAGGAGGACAAGCAGAGGATCGAGCTGATGCGGGCCCAGCGCAAGTTCCGACCCTACTGA
- the RRP7A gene encoding ribosomal RNA-processing protein 7 homolog A isoform X1, with the protein MVARGRKRAARESEKGILSPPGYSAIPIKFSEKQQSSHYLYVREHKVREGTKSSWPQKRTLFVLNVPPYCTEECLSRLLSPCGPVQSVELQEKPDLAESPKEPKSKFFHPKPVPGFQVAYVVFQKPRAVSAALALKGPLLVSTESHPVKSGVHKWIRDYADSVPDPEALRVEVDTFMETYDEKMAEEEAKAKEEEGVPDEEGWVKVTRRGRRPVLPRTEAASLRVLEREKRKRARKELLNFYAWQHRETKMEHLAQLRKKFQEDKQRIELMRAQRKFRPY; encoded by the exons CCATTCCCATCAAATTCTCTGAAAAGCAGCAGTCTTCTCATTACCTCTATGTGAGAGAGCACAAAGTTCGAGAAGGCACCAAGTCTTCCTGGCCTCAGAAACGGACCCTTTTTGTCCTCAATGTGCCCCCATACTGCACAGAG GAGTGCCTGTCCCGCCTGCTGTCCCCCTGCGGCCCTGTCCAGTCGGTGGAGTTACAGGAGAAGCCGGATCTTGCTGAGAGCCCAAAGGAGCCAAAGTCAAAGTTCTTTCACCCCAAGCCAGTTCCT GGGTTCCAGGTGGCCTACGTGGTGTTCCAGAAGCCACGTGCGGTGTCAGCTGCCTTGGCCCTGAAGGGCCCTCTGCTGGTCTCAACAGAGAGTCACCCTGTGAAGAGCGGCGTTCACA agtGGATCAGAGACTACGCAGACTCCGTGCCGGACCCCGAGGCCCTGAGAGTCGAGGTGGACACGTTCATGGAGACGTACGACGAGAAGATGGCTGAG GAGGAGGCTAAGgccaaggaggaggaaggggtccCTGACGAGGAGGGCTGGGTGAAGGTGACCCGCCGCGGCCGGCGGCCGGTGCTCCCGAGGACGGAGGCGGCCAGCCTGCGGGTGCTGGAGAGGGAGAAGCGGAAGCGTGCACGCAAGGAGCTGCTCAACTTCTATGCCTGGCAGCACCGCGAGACCAAGATGGAGC ATCTCGCGCAGCTGCGCAAGAAGTTCCAGGAGGACAAGCAGAGGATCGAGCTGATGCGGGCCCAGCGCAAGTTCCGACCCTACTGA
- the SERHL2 gene encoding serine hydrolase-like protein 2 isoform X2 produces MGLISELKLAMPWGHIAAKAWGSHKSPPVLCLHGWLDNANSFDRLIPLLPKDFYYVAMDFGGHGLSSHYSPGFPYDHQNFVSEVRRVAAALKWNRFSLLGHSFGGTVGGMFSCIFPEMVDKLVLLESSPFILETNELENMLSYKRKAIENMLQVEASKKPSQVVSPEEMLQGFLKNNSHVGEECGKLLLQRGTTQVATGLFLNRDRRITRPEYYFNFISRELFVHSIRKLQARVLFIKATQGFYDLRRENDANTELVLFVTSSLRSTLKERFQYEQVPGNHYVHMNQPQHMAGIISSFLQSKERIPAHL; encoded by the exons ATGG GTCTAATCTCAGAGCTGAAGCTCGCTATGCCCTGGGGCCACATTGCTGCCAAAGCCTGGGGCTCCCATAAGAGCCCCCCAGTTCTCTGCCTTCACGGGTGGCTGGACAATGCCAACTCCTTTGACAGACTCATCCCTCTTCTCCCAAAAG ACTTTTATTACGTTGCCATGGATTTCGGGGGTCATGGGCTGTCATCCCATTATAGCCCAGGTTTCCCGTATGACCACCAAAACTTTGTGAGTGAGGTCCGAAGGGTTGCAGCAG CCCTGAAATGGAACCGTTTTTCCCTCCTGGGCCACAGTTTTG GTGGCACTGTGGGTGGAATG TTTTCCTGTATCTTCCCTGAGATGGTGGATAAACTTGTCTTGCTGGAATCCTCGCCATTTATCCTGGAAACTAAC GAACTGGAGAACATGCTGAGCTACAAGCGGAAAGCCATAGAGAACATGCTGCAGGTGGAGGCCTCCAAGAAGCCCTCCCAAGTGGTCAGCCCGGAGGAGATGCTGCAGGG GTTCCTGAAGAACAACAGTCATGTGGGAGAAGAGTGTGGGAAACTCCTACTGCAGAGAGGAACCACACAGGTGGCCACAG GTCTGTTTCTGAACAGAGATCGGAGGATCACTAGG CCAGAGTATTACTTCAATTTCATCAGCAGGGAGCTGTTTGTGCATTCCATCAGGAAGCTGCAGGCCCGCGTCCTGTTCATCAA AGCAACCCAAGGGTTTTACGATCTGAGGAGAGAGAATGATGCCAACACGGAGCTCGTGCTATTCGTGACCAGCTCACTGAGATCCACCCTGAAAGAG aggtTCCAGTACGAGCAAGTCCCCGGCAACCACTACGTCCACATGAACCAACCCCAGCACATGGCTGGTATCATCAGCTCCTTTTTACAGAGCAAGGAGAGGATCCCAGCCCACCTGTAG
- the SERHL2 gene encoding serine hydrolase-like protein 2 isoform X3: protein MPWGHIAAKAWGSHKSPPVLCLHGWLDNANSFDRLIPLLPKDFYYVAMDFGGHGLSSHYSPGFPYDHQNFVSEVRRVAAALKWNRFSLLGHSFGGTVGGMFSCIFPEMVDKLVLLESSPFILETNELENMLSYKRKAIENMLQVEASKKPSQVVSPEEMLQGFLKNNSHVGEECGKLLLQRGTTQVATGLFLNRDRRITRPEYYFNFISRELFVHSIRKLQARVLFIKATQGFYDLRRENDANTELVLFVTSSLRSTLKERFQYEQVPGNHYVHMNQPQHMAGIISSFLQSKERIPAHL, encoded by the exons ATGCCCTGGGGCCACATTGCTGCCAAAGCCTGGGGCTCCCATAAGAGCCCCCCAGTTCTCTGCCTTCACGGGTGGCTGGACAATGCCAACTCCTTTGACAGACTCATCCCTCTTCTCCCAAAAG ACTTTTATTACGTTGCCATGGATTTCGGGGGTCATGGGCTGTCATCCCATTATAGCCCAGGTTTCCCGTATGACCACCAAAACTTTGTGAGTGAGGTCCGAAGGGTTGCAGCAG CCCTGAAATGGAACCGTTTTTCCCTCCTGGGCCACAGTTTTG GTGGCACTGTGGGTGGAATG TTTTCCTGTATCTTCCCTGAGATGGTGGATAAACTTGTCTTGCTGGAATCCTCGCCATTTATCCTGGAAACTAAC GAACTGGAGAACATGCTGAGCTACAAGCGGAAAGCCATAGAGAACATGCTGCAGGTGGAGGCCTCCAAGAAGCCCTCCCAAGTGGTCAGCCCGGAGGAGATGCTGCAGGG GTTCCTGAAGAACAACAGTCATGTGGGAGAAGAGTGTGGGAAACTCCTACTGCAGAGAGGAACCACACAGGTGGCCACAG GTCTGTTTCTGAACAGAGATCGGAGGATCACTAGG CCAGAGTATTACTTCAATTTCATCAGCAGGGAGCTGTTTGTGCATTCCATCAGGAAGCTGCAGGCCCGCGTCCTGTTCATCAA AGCAACCCAAGGGTTTTACGATCTGAGGAGAGAGAATGATGCCAACACGGAGCTCGTGCTATTCGTGACCAGCTCACTGAGATCCACCCTGAAAGAG aggtTCCAGTACGAGCAAGTCCCCGGCAACCACTACGTCCACATGAACCAACCCCAGCACATGGCTGGTATCATCAGCTCCTTTTTACAGAGCAAGGAGAGGATCCCAGCCCACCTGTAG
- the SERHL2 gene encoding serine hydrolase-like protein 2 isoform X1, producing the protein MGEGLISELKLAMPWGHIAAKAWGSHKSPPVLCLHGWLDNANSFDRLIPLLPKDFYYVAMDFGGHGLSSHYSPGFPYDHQNFVSEVRRVAAALKWNRFSLLGHSFGGTVGGMFSCIFPEMVDKLVLLESSPFILETNELENMLSYKRKAIENMLQVEASKKPSQVVSPEEMLQGFLKNNSHVGEECGKLLLQRGTTQVATGLFLNRDRRITRPEYYFNFISRELFVHSIRKLQARVLFIKATQGFYDLRRENDANTELVLFVTSSLRSTLKERFQYEQVPGNHYVHMNQPQHMAGIISSFLQSKERIPAHL; encoded by the exons ATGGGTGAAG GTCTAATCTCAGAGCTGAAGCTCGCTATGCCCTGGGGCCACATTGCTGCCAAAGCCTGGGGCTCCCATAAGAGCCCCCCAGTTCTCTGCCTTCACGGGTGGCTGGACAATGCCAACTCCTTTGACAGACTCATCCCTCTTCTCCCAAAAG ACTTTTATTACGTTGCCATGGATTTCGGGGGTCATGGGCTGTCATCCCATTATAGCCCAGGTTTCCCGTATGACCACCAAAACTTTGTGAGTGAGGTCCGAAGGGTTGCAGCAG CCCTGAAATGGAACCGTTTTTCCCTCCTGGGCCACAGTTTTG GTGGCACTGTGGGTGGAATG TTTTCCTGTATCTTCCCTGAGATGGTGGATAAACTTGTCTTGCTGGAATCCTCGCCATTTATCCTGGAAACTAAC GAACTGGAGAACATGCTGAGCTACAAGCGGAAAGCCATAGAGAACATGCTGCAGGTGGAGGCCTCCAAGAAGCCCTCCCAAGTGGTCAGCCCGGAGGAGATGCTGCAGGG GTTCCTGAAGAACAACAGTCATGTGGGAGAAGAGTGTGGGAAACTCCTACTGCAGAGAGGAACCACACAGGTGGCCACAG GTCTGTTTCTGAACAGAGATCGGAGGATCACTAGG CCAGAGTATTACTTCAATTTCATCAGCAGGGAGCTGTTTGTGCATTCCATCAGGAAGCTGCAGGCCCGCGTCCTGTTCATCAA AGCAACCCAAGGGTTTTACGATCTGAGGAGAGAGAATGATGCCAACACGGAGCTCGTGCTATTCGTGACCAGCTCACTGAGATCCACCCTGAAAGAG aggtTCCAGTACGAGCAAGTCCCCGGCAACCACTACGTCCACATGAACCAACCCCAGCACATGGCTGGTATCATCAGCTCCTTTTTACAGAGCAAGGAGAGGATCCCAGCCCACCTGTAG